A window of Bacteroidales bacterium contains these coding sequences:
- a CDS encoding dipeptidyl peptidase 3: MKRILNISTMIIIGITFLSSCANATSKEKKEQAHDDFKWQIDQFDDIRIMRYQIPDWESLSLKQKEFVYYLTEAAYWGRDIVTDQFFKHNLLIRKTLEGVYTSYQGDKTSKEWLEFEKYLKKVWFANGIHHHYSNDKFVPGFSEEYFRNLISNSERALVAMPEGIKTTAFVDRLCKVIFDPNLYASKNNTTTGVDIIAESAVNFYENLTEKEVVDFYNRMPLPDENRPISKGLNSKLIKDPKTGQIIEFTYKLGGLYDQAIIKIIENLEKAAKLAETPTQQEEIGKLIEYYKTGNLITWDEYNVIWVQNTEPCVDYVNGFIETYGDPLGIKATWESVVNFKDMDATAKTELISVNAQWFEDHSPIAAQFKKSEVKGVSAKAINAVALGGDCFPAPPIGINLPNADWIRKDYGSKSVTITNLTHAYAQASLQTGGTLQEFAADEAEIARAKKYSSATDNLHTDLHECLGHGSGQLLVGTDPNALKNHSSALEEARADLFALYYLADDKMIELGLLPDKEAYKAEYDGYIRNGILTQITRIQPGRTIDQAHMRCRALISRWTYEHGKADNVISMYQKDGKTYVKINDYKKVRELFGELLAEIQRIKSEGDYNAGAALIDTYAVNIDPVLHEEILARYKALNLAPYGGFINPVLTKVYDGEGILKNITVSYPDDYVEQMLYLSKNYSSLPLNPFYID, from the coding sequence ATGAAAAGAATTTTAAACATAAGTACAATGATAATTATTGGAATTACATTTCTTTCTTCATGTGCTAATGCTACATCAAAAGAAAAGAAAGAACAAGCACATGACGACTTCAAATGGCAAATCGACCAGTTTGATGATATACGTATTATGAGATATCAAATTCCCGATTGGGAAAGTCTCAGTCTGAAACAGAAAGAGTTTGTTTATTATTTGACTGAAGCCGCTTATTGGGGACGCGATATTGTTACCGACCAGTTTTTTAAACATAATCTTTTGATTAGAAAAACTCTTGAAGGCGTTTATACAAGTTATCAAGGTGATAAAACATCTAAAGAATGGCTGGAATTTGAAAAATATTTGAAAAAAGTTTGGTTTGCTAATGGAATCCATCACCATTATTCTAATGATAAATTTGTTCCGGGATTTTCGGAAGAATATTTCAGAAATCTTATCTCAAATTCCGAAAGAGCTTTGGTTGCAATGCCGGAAGGAATTAAAACTACTGCTTTTGTTGATAGATTGTGTAAAGTTATTTTCGATCCGAATTTATATGCTTCAAAAAATAATACAACAACTGGGGTTGATATTATCGCCGAATCAGCGGTTAATTTCTATGAAAATTTGACAGAGAAAGAAGTTGTGGATTTTTATAACAGAATGCCTCTTCCTGATGAAAACAGACCGATATCGAAAGGATTAAACTCTAAACTTATTAAGGATCCCAAAACAGGTCAAATTATTGAATTTACATATAAATTAGGCGGATTATATGATCAGGCTATTATTAAAATAATTGAAAATTTGGAAAAAGCTGCAAAATTGGCTGAAACTCCTACACAACAAGAAGAAATAGGAAAATTGATTGAGTATTACAAAACCGGTAACTTAATAACTTGGGATGAGTACAATGTAATATGGGTACAAAACACCGAACCGTGCGTAGATTATGTTAACGGATTTATTGAAACTTATGGAGATCCTTTGGGAATTAAAGCTACTTGGGAATCGGTAGTTAATTTTAAAGATATGGATGCTACTGCCAAAACGGAATTAATTAGTGTAAATGCTCAATGGTTTGAAGATCATAGTCCGATAGCTGCTCAATTTAAAAAATCAGAAGTTAAAGGAGTTAGCGCCAAAGCTATAAATGCTGTTGCTCTCGGTGGCGACTGTTTTCCGGCACCTCCGATAGGAATTAATCTTCCGAATGCCGATTGGATCAGAAAAGATTACGGTTCAAAATCAGTTACTATTACTAATCTCACTCATGCTTACGCTCAAGCTTCACTACAAACAGGAGGTACCTTGCAGGAATTTGCGGCAGATGAGGCCGAAATAGCACGAGCTAAAAAATACAGTTCCGCAACAGATAATCTACATACCGATTTACATGAATGTTTAGGACATGGCAGCGGTCAGCTTTTAGTCGGAACTGATCCGAACGCTTTAAAAAACCATTCTTCTGCTCTTGAAGAAGCTCGTGCCGATTTATTTGCCCTGTATTATCTGGCAGATGATAAAATGATTGAATTGGGATTACTTCCGGATAAAGAAGCTTATAAAGCAGAATATGATGGTTATATCCGCAATGGAATTCTGACTCAGATTACCCGTATCCAACCGGGAAGAACAATTGATCAAGCTCATATGAGATGTAGAGCTTTAATTTCACGCTGGACTTATGAACACGGAAAAGCCGATAATGTTATTTCAATGTATCAGAAAGACGGTAAAACTTACGTTAAGATTAACGATTATAAGAAAGTTCGTGAACTATTTGGAGAACTTTTAGCTGAAATCCAGAGAATTAAATCGGAAGGCGATTATAATGCCGGTGCTGCTTTAATTGATACTTACGCAGTAAACATTGATCCGGTTTTACACGAAGAAATACTTGCCCGATACAAAGCATTGAATCTTGCTCCTTACGGCGGCTTTATTAATCCGGTTCTGACCAAAGTTTACGACGGCGAAGGTATCCTGAAAAATATTACCGTTTCATATCCCGATGATTATGTAGAGCAAATGTTGTATTTAAGTAAAAATTACTCATCGCTGCCTCTTAATCCGTTTTATATAGATTAA
- a CDS encoding S46 family peptidase, whose translation MKKALLLFLAGFFMINISFSKEGMWLPILLQQLNEKEMQEMGMKISAEDIYSVNQASLKDAIVIFGGGCTGEVVSNEGLLLTNYHCGYGNIQRHSSLENDYLTDGFWAMNRSEELYCPGLTVSFLVSMQEVTEEALAGVNDNMSQAEREKILNENIKKITEDAVKDANYKSIVEEFYYGNQYFLFIYEIFKDIRLVGAPPSNIGKFGGDTDNWMWPRHTGDFAVFRIYADNDNLPANYSADNKPYTPKNFLKISLAGVEEDDFTFVFGYPGTTNEYLPAIAVKSITEIENPIAIGIRDKKLNVMNAYSERDPLIRIQYANKIAGIANGWKKWIGESQGVNRINGVQKKLDYEKEFNQWAVTQSINPNYSSIINTLNTSYENIIPYKVAYKYFYEAGLGIELVSFARRFASLVQNSKEKSDDAETMNKLLNTSKSNIESFFKDYNQTIDRELAPVLLKIYYDNIDRDLMPDFFLTVEKKFNGDFDRFADYIFDNSMFSNKEKLTDFINNYKPSQYKKIEKDPAYVIYSSLFSMYRENIYPNLAKYQAEIDSTMRFYMKAQMEFEKDKVFYPDANFTLRVAYGNVAGFNPQDAVNYLPYTTIEGIMEKEDPNIYDYVVENKLKELYNNKDYGRYADKGGNMRVCFIASNHTTGGNSGSPVLNANGELVGLNFDRCWQSTMSDIMYDPDRCRNITLDIRYCLFIIDKFAGAGHLLDEMLIVE comes from the coding sequence ATGAAAAAAGCTTTATTACTGTTTCTTGCCGGATTTTTTATGATTAATATTTCTTTCTCAAAAGAAGGAATGTGGTTGCCTATTTTACTTCAACAATTGAATGAAAAGGAAATGCAGGAAATGGGAATGAAAATTTCAGCTGAAGATATTTACTCTGTCAATCAGGCAAGTCTTAAGGATGCTATCGTAATATTCGGCGGTGGTTGTACCGGTGAAGTTGTTTCTAATGAAGGATTGCTGCTTACTAATTATCATTGCGGTTACGGCAATATTCAACGTCACAGTTCTCTTGAAAACGATTATCTTACCGATGGTTTCTGGGCAATGAATAGAAGTGAAGAATTGTATTGTCCCGGACTCACAGTAAGCTTCCTTGTAAGCATGCAGGAAGTTACTGAAGAAGCACTTGCTGGAGTTAATGATAATATGTCGCAAGCAGAACGTGAAAAAATATTAAATGAGAATATTAAAAAAATTACGGAAGATGCAGTAAAAGATGCTAACTACAAATCAATTGTCGAAGAATTCTATTATGGAAATCAATATTTTCTATTTATATATGAAATATTTAAAGACATTCGTTTGGTTGGTGCGCCTCCTTCGAATATAGGGAAATTCGGCGGTGATACCGATAATTGGATGTGGCCGCGGCATACCGGCGATTTCGCTGTTTTTAGAATATATGCCGATAATGATAATCTTCCTGCAAATTATTCTGCAGATAATAAACCTTACACTCCTAAAAACTTCCTTAAAATTTCTCTTGCAGGAGTTGAAGAAGACGATTTTACATTCGTTTTCGGATATCCCGGAACTACCAATGAATATCTTCCGGCAATCGCCGTTAAAAGTATTACTGAAATTGAAAATCCTATAGCTATCGGTATTAGAGATAAAAAATTGAATGTAATGAATGCTTATTCGGAAAGAGATCCACTGATTAGAATTCAGTATGCAAATAAAATTGCAGGTATTGCAAACGGCTGGAAAAAATGGATAGGAGAGTCGCAGGGCGTTAATAGAATTAACGGAGTTCAGAAAAAACTTGATTATGAAAAAGAGTTTAATCAATGGGCCGTTACTCAAAGTATCAATCCGAATTATTCTTCTATTATCAATACCTTAAACACTTCCTACGAAAATATTATTCCGTATAAAGTTGCATACAAATATTTCTATGAAGCCGGATTAGGAATAGAATTGGTAAGTTTTGCCCGAAGATTCGCTTCACTCGTCCAGAATTCAAAAGAAAAAAGCGATGATGCCGAAACTATGAATAAATTACTCAACACATCCAAATCTAATATAGAATCGTTTTTCAAAGATTATAATCAAACAATTGACAGAGAATTAGCCCCTGTGTTGCTTAAGATTTATTATGATAATATTGACAGAGATTTGATGCCCGATTTCTTTTTAACTGTTGAAAAGAAGTTTAATGGTGATTTTGATAGGTTTGCCGACTATATTTTTGATAATTCAATGTTTAGTAATAAAGAAAAACTTACGGATTTTATTAATAATTATAAACCATCACAATATAAAAAAATTGAAAAGGATCCTGCGTACGTTATTTATTCCAGTTTATTCTCAATGTATAGAGAAAATATTTATCCTAATTTGGCAAAATATCAGGCTGAAATTGACAGTACTATGCGCTTCTATATGAAAGCTCAGATGGAGTTTGAAAAAGATAAAGTTTTTTATCCTGATGCAAATTTTACTTTACGTGTGGCTTACGGCAATGTTGCCGGATTTAATCCGCAAGATGCGGTGAATTACCTTCCTTATACAACTATTGAAGGTATTATGGAAAAAGAAGATCCTAATATTTATGATTATGTTGTTGAGAATAAATTGAAAGAGTTGTATAATAATAAGGATTATGGCAGGTATGCAGACAAAGGCGGCAATATGCGTGTGTGTTTTATAGCTTCTAATCATACTACTGGAGGAAATTCCGGTTCTCCTGTTTTAAATGCAAACGGTGAACTTGTCGGATTGAATTTCGATAGATGTTGGCAGAGTACAATGAGTGATATTATGTATGACCCAGATAGATGCAGAAATATTACTCTCGATATTCGCTATTGCTTGTTTATTATTGATAAATTTGCAGGTGCAGGACATTTATTGGATGAAATGCTCATCGTAGAATAA
- a CDS encoding DUF4340 domain-containing protein: MKKQTKIFTVIFIIVVIIAAAILILKNIDDKNKDKIFSIENIDDIDKIFMVDKSNNSVLLEKDGSFWTVDGRYYAMDEQVRNLLAIVRKLQVREPVSRSSYDNVISLLATKGKKVEFYGKGYKIDFLGIKLFPVKNKLLKAFYVGESTKDSMGTYMINEGSNRPYVVYIPGYRGYVSPYFTTDPASWRAHIVFNYRIPQISSFRYIDNEYPKDSYVIENPDSRNFILKTYPDNIQVPYDTLRMIDLMSSFANIRYEYLFSETDTALVALIDSIKLTEPAHVLTLIDKYGEETTVKTYRLWYYNYELEDNDYDRDRLYAWVNKPSRFTDENGNVLYDDDFVMMQYFSFDAVLRPLHLLKSRN; this comes from the coding sequence ATGAAAAAACAAACTAAAATATTTACCGTAATTTTTATTATTGTTGTTATAATTGCGGCCGCAATTCTTATTCTTAAAAATATTGACGATAAAAATAAGGATAAAATCTTTTCAATCGAAAATATTGACGACATTGATAAAATATTTATGGTTGATAAATCAAATAATTCTGTTCTTCTGGAGAAAGACGGTTCTTTTTGGACTGTTGACGGAAGATATTATGCTATGGATGAACAAGTAAGAAATCTGTTGGCAATAGTTCGCAAACTTCAGGTGCGTGAACCGGTATCGCGCTCGTCTTACGATAATGTAATATCTCTCTTAGCAACTAAAGGAAAAAAAGTGGAGTTCTATGGAAAAGGTTATAAAATAGATTTTCTCGGTATTAAGTTGTTTCCGGTTAAAAACAAGTTGCTAAAAGCTTTTTATGTTGGCGAAAGTACAAAAGATAGCATGGGTACCTATATGATTAATGAAGGTTCGAACAGACCTTACGTAGTTTATATTCCCGGTTATAGAGGATATGTTTCTCCTTATTTTACAACCGATCCGGCTAGTTGGCGCGCTCATATTGTATTTAATTATAGAATACCACAAATTTCTTCTTTTAGATATATCGATAACGAATATCCGAAAGATTCGTATGTTATTGAAAATCCAGATTCAAGAAATTTTATCCTGAAAACTTATCCGGATAATATTCAAGTTCCTTATGATACCCTGAGAATGATAGATTTAATGAGCTCTTTCGCAAATATCAGATATGAATACTTATTTAGTGAAACCGACACTGCTCTCGTTGCTCTCATTGATTCTATTAAGCTTACGGAACCAGCGCATGTTCTTACATTGATAGATAAATATGGTGAGGAAACAACAGTAAAAACATATAGATTGTGGTATTACAATTATGAGTTGGAAGACAATGACTATGATAGAGACAGACTCTATGCCTGGGTTAATAAACCTTCCAGATTTACTGATGAAAATGGTAATGTATTGTATGACGATGATTTTGTAATGATGCAATACTTTTCTTTTGATGCCGTGTTGCGACCTTTACATCTTTTGAAAAGTAGAAATTGA
- the gldG gene encoding gliding motility-associated ABC transporter substrate-binding protein GldG: MKKKFSVLKTIVAGLIFVVAINILASFFYTRVDLTSEKRYTLSQATMDLLDEIDDYVYVKIMLTGKDLPMSFQRLRNETKEMLDEFAAHNKYIEYVFIDPARVGNSDDVMAAYTELAEKGLMPTDLRVNTKTGSERRIIFPGALINYKDREIPVQLLQTQMGTPSEEVLNNSIQSLEYNLSNAIRKLTNTHKSSVAIIEGYGGFRRDYYVSFEAMLSEYYSVSYVNIDGQLNSLANIRSRGEDSVVMENKYQAIIIPGPTNALPEKDKFVIDQYIMRGGKVLWLVEPVYVTMDSLQNSPVTLAVNNYTNLQDQLYTYGVRLEPQLIMDLQCLSIPLTTGSVGGRPQIEFFPWTFFPVLTPMSTHPIVKNLNAIKTEFISPVTKIDIPNVKHTVLLHSSQYSKIFATPDVVSLELLTRKPDQALFNKRNIPVAMLLEGTFRSLYDNRIPPDLRDNAMIDFLPASVPTAMVVVSDADMIKNQFRAGDGMPLNMGYDQYTSNQFGNPEFFLNVMNYLCDDSNLISVRSRELKLRILDVTKIERSSLKYQLINLIIPALIIILGGIIYSIIRKHRYSK, from the coding sequence ATGAAAAAGAAATTTTCGGTATTGAAAACAATTGTTGCGGGATTAATTTTTGTTGTTGCAATAAATATATTGGCCTCGTTCTTTTATACGCGTGTCGACCTAACTTCTGAGAAAAGATATACTCTTTCTCAAGCAACTATGGATTTACTTGATGAAATTGACGATTATGTGTATGTTAAAATAATGCTTACAGGTAAAGATCTTCCGATGAGTTTCCAAAGGTTGAGAAATGAAACTAAGGAAATGCTGGATGAATTTGCCGCACACAATAAATATATTGAATATGTTTTTATTGACCCGGCAAGAGTTGGCAATTCCGATGATGTTATGGCAGCATATACTGAACTTGCCGAAAAAGGTTTGATGCCGACTGATTTACGTGTTAATACAAAAACAGGAAGCGAAAGAAGAATTATATTTCCGGGTGCCTTAATTAATTATAAAGATAGGGAAATTCCCGTACAGTTGTTGCAAACACAGATGGGAACTCCATCCGAAGAAGTATTAAACAATTCAATTCAAAGTTTGGAATACAATTTATCTAATGCTATTAGAAAACTTACGAATACTCATAAATCATCTGTAGCAATTATTGAAGGTTACGGTGGTTTCCGAAGAGATTATTATGTGTCTTTCGAAGCTATGCTGAGTGAATATTACAGTGTTTCTTACGTAAATATTGACGGACAACTCAATAGCCTGGCAAATATACGGAGCAGAGGTGAAGATTCTGTTGTGATGGAAAATAAATATCAGGCTATTATTATTCCGGGGCCAACTAATGCTTTACCGGAAAAAGATAAATTTGTGATTGATCAGTACATTATGCGCGGCGGTAAAGTTCTTTGGCTTGTTGAACCCGTTTATGTAACTATGGATAGCCTTCAAAATAGTCCTGTAACCTTAGCGGTAAATAATTATACTAATCTTCAAGACCAACTTTATACTTACGGAGTAAGACTTGAACCGCAACTTATTATGGATTTACAATGTTTATCTATTCCGCTTACAACAGGTAGTGTGGGGGGCAGACCGCAGATTGAATTTTTCCCGTGGACTTTTTTCCCCGTTCTTACCCCTATGAGTACACATCCGATAGTAAAAAATCTTAATGCAATTAAAACGGAATTTATTTCGCCTGTAACTAAAATTGATATTCCGAATGTTAAGCATACCGTTCTACTTCATTCATCGCAATATTCAAAGATTTTTGCGACTCCCGATGTTGTTTCTTTGGAATTACTCACCCGCAAACCTGACCAGGCTTTGTTTAATAAAAGAAATATTCCCGTCGCAATGCTTTTAGAAGGAACTTTCCGTTCGTTGTATGATAATAGAATTCCTCCGGATTTGCGGGATAATGCTATGATAGACTTTTTGCCTGCAAGTGTACCTACCGCAATGGTTGTTGTTTCTGATGCCGATATGATAAAAAATCAGTTCAGAGCTGGCGACGGAATGCCTTTGAATATGGGTTATGACCAATATACTAGTAATCAATTTGGTAATCCGGAATTCTTTCTTAATGTTATGAATTACCTTTGTGACGATTCAAATCTTATTTCAGTTCGTTCAAGAGAATTAAAACTAAGAATATTAGATGTTACTAAAATAGAAAGAAGCTCATTAAAATATCAATTGATAAACTTAATAATTCCGGCACTGATTATTATTCTGGGCGGAATTATTTATTCGATAATCAGAAAACATAGATACTCAAAGTAA
- the gldF gene encoding gliding motility-associated ABC transporter permease subunit GldF: MWAIFKKELSGFFASIIGYIVILVFLIVTGLILWVFPGSFNILEYGYANINGLFMIAPFVFLFLIPAVTMRSFADEKRSGTFELISTKPLTPLQIVLGKFFADCTIVLMALIPTIVFYVTVYFLGSPVGNIDSGAVWGSYAGLFLLGMSFVAIGVFSSSLTDNQIVAFIISALICAFMYMGFELIYTMRIFGDFSLFVKSLGMQAHFASLSRGVIDTRDIVYFLSIIFIFILFTKVSIERRK; the protein is encoded by the coding sequence ATGTGGGCAATATTTAAGAAAGAATTAAGCGGTTTCTTCGCATCAATAATCGGGTACATCGTAATATTGGTGTTTTTAATAGTAACCGGATTGATTTTATGGGTCTTTCCCGGCTCGTTTAATATTCTCGAATATGGTTATGCAAATATAAACGGCTTGTTTATGATTGCACCTTTCGTATTTTTGTTTCTCATTCCTGCAGTTACAATGCGCTCTTTTGCCGATGAAAAACGCTCGGGAACATTCGAACTTATTTCTACAAAACCATTAACACCTTTACAAATAGTACTTGGTAAATTTTTTGCCGATTGTACAATTGTGTTGATGGCTCTTATTCCTACTATTGTCTTCTATGTTACGGTTTATTTTCTCGGCTCGCCGGTCGGTAATATTGATAGCGGCGCCGTTTGGGGTTCGTATGCCGGATTATTTCTTTTAGGAATGTCATTTGTTGCAATTGGAGTTTTCTCTTCGTCATTAACCGATAACCAAATAGTTGCATTCATAATTTCAGCATTAATATGTGCATTTATGTACATGGGTTTTGAACTTATATATACAATGAGAATCTTTGGGGATTTCTCTTTATTTGTGAAATCTCTGGGAATGCAAGCTCATTTCGCTTCTTTAAGTCGTGGAGTTATTGATACACGCGATATTGTTTATTTTTTAAGCATCATATTTATTTTTATTTTATTCACTAAAGTTTCAATAGAAAGGAGAAAATAA
- a CDS encoding class I mannose-6-phosphate isomerase has protein sequence MSNILYPFTFNPIVKNKLWGSELWMLSGVDGNETTVSNGEFTGDSLNELLEVFLDDFIGEKVFSPNIKQFPILDKLISSASWLSVQVHPNDEMAKSLGYANGKSEIWYIIDAEPNSYIIAGFNKRVSPNEYLKHLENNTLETVLNPIPVKKGDVISIPAGLIHALGPGVLLAEIQQTSDLTYRIYDWNRLDESGNPRELHMDLAVKAIDYDMREIEMFSLPQHKDTEIPLFDFKWSKTKYIRISNQKHLNYNDRESFVILNFVDGKGEIIYQGNSLKYVKGSVVLIPAVLDEFIIFPEEPTAFIETYI, from the coding sequence ATGAGTAATATCTTATATCCTTTTACTTTTAACCCGATAGTAAAAAATAAACTTTGGGGCAGTGAATTATGGATGCTTTCGGGTGTGGATGGTAATGAAACAACAGTTTCTAATGGTGAATTCACTGGCGATAGCCTAAATGAACTTTTGGAAGTCTTTCTGGATGATTTTATCGGTGAAAAAGTTTTTTCTCCCAATATAAAGCAATTTCCGATTTTAGATAAGCTGATAAGCTCGGCTTCATGGCTTTCGGTACAAGTTCATCCTAACGATGAGATGGCCAAATCTTTAGGTTATGCAAACGGAAAATCGGAAATATGGTATATAATAGATGCCGAGCCGAATTCGTATATTATTGCAGGATTTAATAAAAGGGTTTCTCCGAATGAATATCTTAAGCATCTTGAAAATAATACTTTGGAAACGGTTTTAAATCCGATTCCGGTTAAGAAAGGTGATGTTATTTCAATTCCTGCAGGGTTAATCCATGCTTTGGGACCGGGCGTACTTTTGGCTGAAATTCAACAGACATCGGATCTTACATATAGAATTTATGATTGGAATAGATTAGACGAAAGCGGAAATCCCCGCGAGTTACATATGGATTTGGCGGTAAAAGCTATCGACTATGATATGCGTGAAATAGAAATGTTTTCTTTGCCTCAACATAAAGATACGGAAATACCTTTATTCGATTTTAAATGGTCGAAAACGAAATATATCAGAATTTCAAATCAGAAACATTTGAATTATAATGATAGAGAATCTTTTGTAATTCTTAATTTTGTTGATGGAAAAGGAGAAATCATCTATCAGGGAAATAGTTTGAAATATGTAAAAGGCTCTGTAGTACTTATTCCGGCAGTATTGGATGAATTTATTATCTTTCCGGAAGAACCAACCGCGTTCATTGAAACGTATATATAG
- a CDS encoding cytidine/deoxycytidylate deaminase family protein, which yields MSEKYVRPSWDEYFMEVANSIAKRATCDRGRSGCVIAKNNRILVTGYVGSPAGLDHCDDVGHLFKAMVHEDGNKTMHCVRTVHAEQNAICQAAKLGVALDGATLYCRMTPCRTCAMLIINCGIIRVVCEKKYHAGTESEEMFRKANIKLEYVCEDVLKYDNQ from the coding sequence ATGAGCGAAAAATATGTTAGACCCAGTTGGGATGAATATTTTATGGAAGTAGCCAACAGTATTGCTAAAAGAGCTACTTGTGACAGAGGTAGAAGCGGCTGTGTGATAGCTAAAAATAACAGAATTTTGGTAACAGGATATGTGGGATCTCCTGCCGGATTAGATCATTGTGATGATGTGGGACATCTTTTTAAGGCAATGGTTCACGAAGACGGCAACAAAACAATGCACTGCGTCAGAACCGTTCATGCGGAACAGAATGCTATCTGTCAGGCTGCAAAACTTGGAGTGGCATTAGACGGAGCAACGCTTTATTGCAGAATGACTCCTTGCAGAACTTGTGCAATGCTGATTATTAATTGCGGAATTATTCGTGTCGTTTGTGAAAAGAAATATCATGCGGGCACCGAATCGGAAGAAATGTTCCGCAAAGCAAATATAAAATTAGAATACGTTTGTGAAGACGTGTTAAAATATGATAACCAATAA
- a CDS encoding AAA family ATPase, which produces MIIIGITGTIGAGKGTIVDYLVSHYNFKHYSVRGFIIEEIERRNLPVNRDSMVTVANDLRTNNSPSYLIDKLYEKAVANGQNCIIESIRTPGEVLSLKRKNNFVLLAVDADPKTRYHRIIERASETDNVSFETFVENEKREFNTTDPNKQNLKKCIEMADYHIKNNGSIEDLHKEIEKIIEKL; this is translated from the coding sequence ATGATTATCATCGGAATTACCGGTACCATTGGCGCGGGAAAAGGTACAATAGTAGATTATCTCGTCTCACATTATAATTTCAAACATTATTCCGTCAGAGGTTTTATTATTGAGGAAATTGAAAGAAGAAATTTACCTGTAAATCGCGATTCGATGGTAACTGTTGCAAATGATTTGCGAACCAATAATTCTCCTTCTTATCTTATTGATAAACTTTATGAAAAAGCAGTAGCAAACGGACAGAATTGTATTATTGAAAGCATTAGAACTCCGGGCGAAGTTCTATCTTTAAAGAGAAAAAATAATTTTGTTTTACTGGCTGTTGATGCTGACCCTAAAACTAGATACCATAGAATTATCGAACGAGCTTCGGAAACCGATAATGTCTCATTCGAAACTTTTGTCGAAAATGAAAAAAGAGAATTCAATACAACAGATCCTAATAAACAAAATTTAAAAAAATGTATTGAAATGGCTGATTATCATATAAAAAATAATGGTTCCATAGAAGACTTACATAAAGAAATAGAAAAAATTATTGAAAAATTATGA
- a CDS encoding TIGR00730 family Rossman fold protein, translating into MNNEMKSIGVFCGSALGKKPIYQNTALELAEIMAQRKIKLVYGGADIGLMKVMADTLMKRNGYVIGVMPRFLAEKDIAKDNDISEFIFCETMSERKELIIDNSDAFVVLPGGFGTLDELGDVLTLYQLNIACKPIGILNVNNYYDNLIKQFDVYVEEGFMMPEHRTNVIIAESAEEIISKMDNFVHTHVDSKWVDNLIHESKKLKL; encoded by the coding sequence ATGAACAATGAAATGAAGTCTATCGGAGTGTTTTGCGGTTCGGCTTTAGGAAAAAAACCTATCTATCAAAACACCGCTCTTGAACTTGCCGAAATTATGGCACAACGTAAGATTAAATTAGTTTACGGCGGTGCCGATATCGGTTTGATGAAGGTAATGGCAGATACGCTGATGAAAAGAAATGGTTATGTTATTGGTGTAATGCCTAGATTTCTTGCCGAAAAAGATATAGCAAAAGATAATGATATCTCTGAGTTTATTTTTTGCGAAACAATGAGTGAAAGAAAAGAATTGATTATTGATAATTCTGATGCATTTGTTGTGTTGCCGGGCGGATTCGGAACTTTGGATGAACTCGGTGATGTACTTACTTTATATCAGCTTAATATAGCTTGTAAACCTATAGGTATTCTGAATGTTAATAATTACTACGATAATCTTATTAAGCAATTTGATGTTTATGTTGAAGAAGGTTTTATGATGCCGGAACATCGTACTAATGTTATAATAGCTGAAAGTGCCGAAGAGATAATATCTAAAATGGATAATTTTGTACATACTCACGTTGATAGCAAATGGGTTGATAACCTGATTCACGAATCTAAAAAACTGAAATTATGA